In Quercus robur chromosome 10, dhQueRobu3.1, whole genome shotgun sequence, a genomic segment contains:
- the LOC126702084 gene encoding chitinase 1-like produces the protein MSFKSALWYWMNCHLEKPSCHNVMTNQWVPNSDDVQAGRVAGFGLTTNIIDGENECGLGYDERVAKRIGFYETFCDFIGVTYGENLDCYNQKPYGSSPVSKIYKAIYKIFME, from the coding sequence ATGTCTTTCAAGTCTGCATTGTGGTATTGGATGAATTGCCATTTAGAAAAACCCTCATGCCACAATGTCATGACCAACCAATGGGTGCCAAACTCAGACGACGTGCAAGCAGGGCGAGTGGCAGGCTTTGGTCTCACTACAAATATCATCGACGGTGAAAATGAATGCGGACTTGGATATGATGAACGAGTCGCGAAGCGGATTGGCTTCTACGAGACTTTCTGCGACTTTATTGGGGTGACCTATGGTGAAAACCTTGACTGTTACAACCAGAAGCCTTATGGAAGCTCTCCCGTCTCAAAGATCTACAAAGCTATCTATAAGATCTTCATGGAATAG
- the LOC126703870 gene encoding basic endochitinase-like produces MRFWVLFVFVFLSSSGALAQQCSSEGPICPNDACCSKFGYCGFDEAHCGKDCVSNCHLPGNISNLINLTTFDEMFKHRSDASCNTSTFYTYEAFMEAAVHFGGFGRTGDNDTRKREIAAFLAQTAYATAG; encoded by the coding sequence ATGAGGTTCTGGGTACTCTTTGTCTTCGTTTTTCTCTCCTCTTCTGGGGCCCTAGCACAGCAATGTTCAAGCGAAGGCCCTATATGCCCCAATGACGCATGTTGCAGCAAATTTGGCTACTGTGGATTCGATGAGGCTCATTGCGGCAAGGACTGCGTGAGCAATTGCCACCTACCTGGTAATATCAGCAATCTCATTAACCTGACCACGTTTGATGAAATGTTTAAGCACCGCTCTGATGCTTCGTGTAACACGTCCACCTTCTACACCTATGAGGCGTTTATGGAGGCAGCTGTTCATTTTGGAGGTTTTGGAAGAACTGGCGACAATGACACCCGTAAGAGAGAAATTGCAGCCTTTTTGGCTCAAACTGCGTATGCTACTGCAGGTTAA